TATGCATCATCTGTGATGTCTTGATCAATTTCTATTAGGTTTTCTAATTGTTTTAGCGTCATAGTAGTTTTCTCACAGTTTCTTTTGCAACATCAATTACTTGTTGTGCTGTAAGATGATCAGTATTAATAATTACATCAAAAACTGACTTGTCATCACCAAAATCAAAATCATATAGTTTTTTGTACAATGCTTTGTTTTTGTCAAATCTTTCCTTTGTTACCTCATATGCCTCCTCTGAGCTCATGTTGTCTCTGGTCTGCATTCTTTTTGTGCTGCTTGCATGAGAGCCTTCAAGCCATATTTTGATGCCATCTGTGATAAGCCAGGGCAATGTGTAACTTGTAATTACCATCCCACCTTCATTGAAAAGATTGGTTAATTTCTCATCTAGTTTTTTGTCAAACTCATCGTTTTGTTCTCTTTGAGATAAAAACTGCATACCTTCTTTTGTATCCCACCAGTCATCACCATCAGAATTGAATCCGTGTTCTTTTGCCATCTCCTTTAGGACATCACCACCACTAAGATACTTGAGGTTGAATTCTTCGGCTAGTCCTTTGGCAACAGTGGTTTTTCCGACTGCAGGAGGGCCAGAAATTACAATTGATTTTGTCAACCTAGATCCATTGAAGTTTTGGTTAGTTTCATAATTATACCGCTAAAAGCGATTGATGAAAGAAAATACCAAGCCCAAAGGAATAATGCATTTTCTTGTTGGCAGACATGTTCAGGATCTGCTGCCTGTTCAGCAGTACAAGTTAGTTGGAAAAAGTCACCAGGTATGACATTTAATGGAATTGGAGAAACTGCAACTGTGTATGCAAACAGATGTGGCAACACAAAATAGAAAATCAAAATTAAAGGAACAAATGTAATCATCATTGGTCTCATATTCATCTGCATCATTTCCATTGACATCTTGTTCATGTATGCAGATTTTTTGTTGAGTTCATTGATCTTTGATTGGTCTTTTGCTCTCATTGCTGCCATTCTTTCTTTTTGGAATGCGCGTGTCTCTTTCATGATTCTTTTTAGCTTGACTTGATCTACCATCTTCTTTCTAACAGCAGAGTTAAACAAGTTCAGCATTATTCCAAACCCGGCAACTGCAAATAGTGTTGGAACCATTCCTTTCACTATAGGGTCGTCGCTTCCAAGTGCCCCTCTATCTCCTCCAAAAAAGTCAAACTGGAGGACTAGAGAGTCCAGGTTGTAAAAGAAAGAATCAAGAAATAAGAAGATAAAATTAACGTCCATTTTTTACAGTCCTAATGAATTAATGATCTTTTCTGCTGCTTCATCAATCTTTCCCTCCCTATTGAGCACGTATTTGATTGGAGCACCACAAATCACCGCACATGCTGAGATTATTCCAGATTGAAAGTCAAGTTCTTTTTTGACATTTGCAAGGGTGATTTTGTCTCTGTTTCTAGTAAAATCTTTGATTCTTCTGCTATAGATCTCTTCAGGTTTTGCTGAAACAGATACAAAGTTTGTGGGTTTGATAATTTTTAAAACATGTTCTGGCAATCCCGGATAGTATCCTTCAGGGGAGCTGATGAATGCATGAGTGTCAATGATTACCACATCATCAGTCATGCTTGCAAGTTTCTCAGCTGCAATCTTTTGCAGTTTTTGTTGTTCTGTAACTGCTAGTTTTCTTAGATCATCGCGGTCTTCTAGTCCATTTTCTTTGGCAACATCAAACATCAAAGTACCAAAGCTGTAAACGTTAACTGTTTTGTTTTGTTCTTTTAGCATTTCAACTACTCGTTTTAGTAAAGAGGTCTTTCCTACGCCAGGAATTCCTACCATTACAACCTTCTTATTTTCTACCAAGTAAAGCACCCAGCCGTGGCATAACAACTTCGACTTGTTCTCTTACTAGTTGAGTGTAATAGTTGATGAGAATATCCACCATAAGTAAAATTCCGATACCAGAACCAAATACTCCCAGTACATCAGAGACACCTGCTAATGCACCCAAAATCATTGAACCAATTATCGTTACAGATGGAATGTACTTGTTTAGCAGTGCTTCAACAGGTTTGTTTGATCTTCTGAATCCTGGAATTTGTACATCTGCATCAAGTAAGTTTTGAGCAGCACTCTTTGGGGACAAACCACCAAGCTCGACCCAAAGTCTACCAAAGACAACAACAATTCCAATCATAAACAAAACATATCCTACAGCTCTTCCAGGATCTAGTGCTGCAACATCAAGACCTCTTGGAGGAGTGATGTAGTAGATAAGACCTCCAATTGGAGTCGAAGGACTTGTCGGGTCAAACTGCCCTATAATGTTCATAAACGCATTATTGTTTCGCGGGTTAAAGTTTGCCCAGAACATCTGTCCAATGAATACAGCATTTGCAGTAAGTGCAGATGCCAAGATAACTGGAATGTTAGAGACATACATCATTTTGATTGGGTAAACTGCAGAGAATCCTCTATACTTTGTAGATACGATTGGAATCTCAATTTTCATACCTTGTGTGAATACCAGTATCAGCAAGATACCCGCCGTAAGACAAAGCCCGAATATGCTAGGAAGTTGGTTTGAACGGAATAAGATGTTGGATAGATCACCGCCCATAATTGACTGGCCAATATATGGAATAATACCAATTGTTCCACCATCACCTGCAGGCAACGGGCTGAACATACTCCATAGAATCTGCTGAGCAACACCTGCCATGATAAACAGACTGATGCCAGAGCCTAGACCCCATCCCTTCTGTATCAGCTCGTCTAAGAACATGATAATTATCGATGCAGCCATCAACTGACCAATCATCACATACAAGACGTATGGTTCAGGAACTCCTGGGCCATAGACTGCTGCTGCGTATACGATTGATTCGGCAACAATTACAACATAAGTTACTAATTTAGTAGCAGTTTGAAAGATGCCTCTTTCTTCTGGTTTTTTGAAGTCAAATCTCAAAATCTCAGAACCCCTAAGCAATTGCATCAAGAGACCAGCAGTTACTATCGGCCCTATTCCTAGCTCCACTAGAGTTCCTTGTTGTGATGCAAAGATGACTCTTGCAAACTGCAAAAAGTCAAACTCTGGTGCTGTTGCTCCAAACAGCGGAGTCTGTCCCATTACCATATAGATCAAAAGTGCGATTCCACACCAAAGCAATCTAGTCGATAAGGGGATTTTCTTTTTTGGTTTAGGAACTTGAGGAAGGTATGGTTCTGCTTTGAAAACGACCTTTCTGATAATGTTAGTTAGTGTACCCTCAGCCATTGTTATCTAACACCTCTCCTCCTACGGCTTTGATTTTCTCTTCGGCTGATGCGGTAAATCGGTTCACTTTGACAGTATAAGCAGTTGATGCCTTACCGCCACCAAGAAGCTTTTCAATACCTGCAGCTTCTAGGTCAATGACTTTTTTGCCTCCATCTTCTTTTCCGAATTTTGAGAATAGATCATCTAGATCGCGGACACTAGCCCATTTTTTGGTAATGTTTGGATGAGGTGGGTGAGTAGATTCATGGCCAAAATGATTTGGTTCATCTTTTAACAAAGTACTATAATGATGCTTCATCATACCAGCAACTCCAAGACCACCTTTGTGACCGCTTGCACGGTGTTGAGCAACTTGGCCCCATCCCATGTTACGTCCGCCTCTGAGTTTTCTTGTTTTTCTTAGTCGAGTTGCCATCTTACATCATGTTCCTCACTAAAGTTCCAAGATCTTTGTTTTCTCCAAGAACACCCTTCTGACCATACAGTCTTTTGGTACTGCGTTTGAATCCATATCGTGGTGGAGCCAATGCAAACCAGGGTTTCAGAGGTTTCAATTTTGAAAGAGTTGCTTTGCCTTCAGATAGAGCCTTTCCAAGCTCATCAGTACTTGCAAATCCTAATTCTTTAAGATCATCAGATGTAATTTTTTGATATCCAGACTTTCTTCCTTTTTTGTCCAAGAGTTCTTTTGCCAATCCTGCATCAAGTTCAATCCAGGAGATGTAGTGCTTGATTTTGTTTAGCATTCCTAGTGTGTTGTCCTTGGCAGGAAGAATTGTTGCACGGTATTTCTTTTCTAGTTTGAGTAGTTCCATAGTAGTTGTTGCCCAGTGAGGAACATCTGCTTGCCCTTTGATTCTAACTACGAGGTATGCACTTGCCATTTCCCATTCATCCCTGACTGAATGTCTGTCGTAGACATGCCAAAATTGCTTTTGAAGTTGAGTTCATTGTAGGAGTAGAGCCCTTTGCTGTAGTCCAGGCATCCTTTAGTCCTGCTAATTCCAATAATCGTTTAATCTTACCACCAGCTACCAAACCTAATCCACGTGGTGCTGGAATAATTTCAATTGTAACACTTCCACCCTTTCCTTTAATCTTGAATGGAACAGAATGTTTTTGATCACATCTGCATTCCCAACTGCCGCACCCTAACTTGATTGGATTGACATTAAGCATTGCTTGGTTTGTTGCTTTTTCAATTGCAATTCTCATTTGTTTTGATTTACCTTGGCCAATTCCCAAATAGCCGTTTTCGTTTCCTGCAGCTACGATTGCTTTGAATCTAGTTGATTGTCCGTTTGATGTCATCTTTTGAATAATTCCAACATCAACTACTTCGCTTTTCAAGTCTGGGAGCAGTTTTTTGATAATTCCTGCTTCTTGAATTCTAAGACCTTGTGAGATTATATCTTCAATAGAAGTAATTTCACCTGCTGCTACTTTTTTACCTAAAATTGTTTTTGGAATCCAAACCTCTTCTTCTGGTTCTCTTCTTGGTCTTCTCTGACCTCCGCCACCACGGCCTTGCCCTCCAGGACCTCCTGTACGACTTTGTGTTGCTTGACTCATATCTACTTGACCTCGCCATCAATTGCGGATTTTATTTTTGATACGTCGTTTTTTACTGTAAGATGTTCACCGTTGATTCTCTCCTCAGGTGGAAATGTTTCTTCATCTGCAGGTACCTCAACACCGGCATCAACTACCCCTTTGAGTGCTGCTGCCATTCGTTGGGTGTATTTTCTAGTACCAGTATACAAGATAGCATCCTTTGCTCCTTGTCCCAGTGCCTTCTTTCCTGCAATATAACCAGTAAGATATGCGGCTGGGACGTTCTTTCTTGAACCCTTCCAGCCTTTATCAAGTAAATAACGTGAATGTGCTGATGCGATAACCTTGTCTCCTGCCATTCCAGGCTTGAGTATTTGGACTTGGGTGTTTTCATTAGTAATATTTACAGTGATAAAGTCACGCTTGCCCATTAGCATTGTGCCTCTTTTCTTGTAATTGGTCTTCTCTTCCCTAAGTCTTCTCAATATTTTTGAATAGGCCATCTATAGGATTCGAGTTTGAATCTGCTCTTATATACGTTAAGCGCGAATTAGCGATACCAATAATGCTTTTTGCGAATGCAGACGGTTTTCTGCTTCATCCCAAACAACAGACTGAGGTCCATCAATTACAGATGCAGTGACTTCACTTCCCCGTTTTGCTGGAAGGCAATGCATGAAGATAGAATTCTTTTTTGCTTTTTTCATCAATGCAGAGTTTACTTGGTATTTTGGAAGGAATTTTTTAGTTCGTTTTGGATCGCGGTTATGAATTGATGTGAACGTATCAGTTACAACAACATCTGCATTAGAAACTGCTTTGATCGGATCGGTAGTCAACACTACCTTGATGGATTTGTTTGCCTCATTTACAACGGTTTTGTCTGGTTCAAAGCCCTTTGGCGTTGCAACTGAGATGTCCGAACCTGCCAAAGCGCAACCAATAATCATAGAATTACAAACATTGTTTCCATCGCCAATCCATGCAATTTTTAGATTTTTGATTTTTCCTTTCTTTTCTTTTATTGTAACAAAATCAGCTAGAATCTGACACGGGTGAAACGTATCTGAGAGTCCGTTGATCACAGGAACTGTCGCATGTTCAGATAATTTTTCTAGCAAGTCATGATCATATACACGTGCCATGATACAATTTGTGTATCTAGATAAAGTCTTTGCAGTGTCTTCGACAGATTCCCCACGAGACAGTTGCGTATCATCAGATGAGAGATTGATTGCATAACCACCTAGTTGAAACATTCCGACCTCAAAACTTACGCGAGTTCGAGTTGACGGTTTTTGAAAAATCATTGCAAGTGTTTTGTTTTTCAGAACGGGTTTGTTTCCTTTTTTTAGTTCTTTTTTTAGTTTGATTGAAAGATCAATTAACTGCGCAAATTCTTTTGGGGATAGTTCCGCCAAAGTGAGTAAATTTTTTGTTTTGAGTTTCATTTCTTGAAGAATCCAAATAAGCCCCGTTTCTTTTTAGGTTTTTCTTCTTCTTTATCTTGTTTTTGCTCTTCAATCTCTTCTTTGTCAGGTTCTGATTTTTCTGGTTCGGGTTCTGGTTTTGGTGACTCGCCAGGTTCTGGTCTTCCTTGTTCAATCCATTTTCTAATTTTTCCACCTAGATTGAATGCTTCATCATCAGTTTCAGGGGGAGGAATATCATATAGGTCTGAAAAAGTTGCAATGTCATTATCACTGATTCCCTCAAACGGATCATCACTTTTTGCAACAACTTTTGCAGGTTCTGGTTCCTTGGTTGGTTCTGGTTCTGGTTCCTTGGTTGGTTCTGGTTCCTTGGTTGGTTCTGGTTCCTTGGTTGGTTCTGGTTCCTTGGTTGGTTCTGGTTCCTTGGTTGGTTCTGGTTCCTTGGTTGGTTCTGGTTCCTTGGTTGGTTCTGGTTCCTTGGTTGGTTCTGGTTCCTTGGTTGGTTCTGGTTCCTTGGTTGGTTCTGGTTCCTTGGTTGGTTCTGGTTCCTTGGAGGGAGTTTGTTTGATTTCAACATCCTCTAGTGAACCAAATACAGTTTCTAGGAATGTTTCTTTGTTAAACGGTTTAAGGTCAGGATATTCTTGGCCAACTCCAACATAGAGAACAGGAGTAGAGGTAATTTTTACAATAGACAGTGCTGCACCACCACGGGCATCAGCATCACTCTTTGTTAGAATGGAACCATCAAATTTCACATGTTCAAAAAACTCTCTTGCTTGATTGACAGTATCATTTCCAGCCAATGAATCGCCAACAAAAATTTTGAAATCAGGATTTACAACTTTGGTAATCTTTGCAATTTGTTCCATCAGATTTTTGCTTGTTTGCATTCTTCCAGCAGTATCAATCAAAACACAGTCAGTTTTGTGGGATTTTGCATACAATACAGCATCTCTTGCTACTGCAGCAGGATCTGAATTGTAATTTTGTGCAACTAGTTTTAGATTTAGTCTATTTGTGTGCCCACGTAGTTGTTCAATTGCACCTGCTCTAAATGTGTCAGCTGCTGCAACCACTACTGAATACTTTGCTTGTGATAACATATATGCAACTTTGGCAAGTGAGGTTGTTTTTCCAGTTCCATTAATTCCAACAAACAAAACAACAAAAGGCTGACCTGCATCTTTTTTCTCATCAATTTTTGCAAAAAGGTCTATCGTTCCTGCTTCATCAAACAGATCAGATATGCTTGAAATTAAACTGTCTTTGACAAATTTTTCAATTTCATTTTTTGGTACCTTAGAACCAATTAATTTCTCTTTTAGGTCTGATTTTATAGAATCAATTACCTCACTTGCAACATCAGATTCCATAAGAGAAATTTCTAATTCAAATAAAATATCCTCAATATCTTTTTCATTGAGTTCTTTTTCACCAAGACTTTTTGCAGCATTAGAAAATGCATTGCGTAATTTATCAAACATTGTTTTAACCTGAAGATGATCTAGATGCCATCATCAACTGATTCATCTGTTCTTTTCCTTGTTCAAGTCTCATTGATGCATCTTGTTTCTTTGCAGATGTATCTTGTAGTGCAACTTCAATTTCTTTTAGTCGTGCTTCAAGATAGTTTATTGCAGAATCAACATCCTTTTCCATAGAAATGCCAGCACCAATGTTCAAAACAATTTTGTCAGCAGATGAAATCTTTGTCTGAGCAAAAGTCCCCATCCCAAGTGGAACAAGTGTCTCAGAGGTCGGTTTTTCTTTTAATGATTTAAGAGACTCTATTGCAGATGTTGCTTCTCGAAGAATATTGTACAGTGTTCCTTCTCTTTGGGATAATTCACCAAAATAAGATTCAAGCATTTGCATCTGTTGCAATAATTGCTGGGCCTGTTCTTCACTCATTTACAACAAACCTCTCTCAGATGGTTATAAATTCATTCATGGGATTAGTGAAATCAATAGTCAAAATGAAAAGTGAATAAAAAAATAAAGGTTTGATCTTTATTTTGCTTTGGAGAATCTTGATTCTACCTCATCCCAGTTTACCACATTCCACCAATTTGAAATGTAGTCTGGTCTCTTGTTTTGATATTTGAGATAGTATGCATGTTCCCAAACATCACAACCAAGTAACGGAATCAATCCTTCAGTTCTTGGGCTAGTCTGATTTGGCATAGCTTTGTACTCAACCTTTCCTGAAGAAGGATTGTATACTAACCATCCCCAACCACTGCCTTGAATAACTGCAGAACTTGATGAGAACTTCTCCTTGAAGTCTGAAAAGCTTCCAAAGGATGCATTAATTGCATCAGCAATTGATCCTCCTGGCTCTCCACCTCCATTTGGTTTCATGTTGTTCCAAAATAGCCTATGGTTATCAAATCCACCACCGTTGAAGTTGATTGCACCTCTTTGAGCTTCCGGCACAGAATTGATATCAGACAAGATATCTACAATATCCTTATCTTGAATTTCTGCAGGACAACTCTCAAGAGCTGCATTTAGTTTGTCAGTGTATGTTTGATGATGCTTTGTGTGATGAATCTCCATTGTTTTTGCATCAATGTGAGGCTCTAGTGCATCATAAGCATAGGGCATTTCAGGAAGTGTGTATTTTCCCATAAAAGCAACAGTGTGTTTATGCCATTTATTGCTTTACTAGACAATTGGTTTTTACTTGCTGAAATATTTCACAAATCATGAAACAAGTTGTAATTTTTTCTTTAATCATACTGGTTTCATCAATTTTACTTGTTTCACAATTTTTAGAATCAGAACATATTGGAGTTTATCTTGACAAGAGCGTCCCATTTGTCGGAACAGAGATTCCAAGAAACCAAGGAATATTCGGAGAAGGAGTAAAGATTGCAGTGATTGATACAGGCGTAGACTTTAACCATCCTGATCTTTTAGGATGGGGCCCTGATGGCAAAGTGATTGGAGGATACAACTTTATCAACGAAGATCAGCTGCCGTTGGACACAAACGGTCACGGTACCCAGGTTGCAGGAATAATTGCAGCAGATGGAAAAGTGAAAGGAGTTGCACCAAAGGCAAAGATTCTAGCTTACAAGGTTTCAGAAGACGGAGAAGGAGTGTCTTCGGATTTGATCATACAGGCAATAGATATGGCAATTGAAGATGGCGCAGACATAATCAACATAAGTTTAGGAGTCAATAAAACAAATGCAAGTATTGACAGTGCAGTAAGTAGGGCTTTAGATAGAGAGATTTTTGTAGTAGCTGCTGCAGGAAACGATGGACCATCATACAAAACAATTGGAAGTCCAGGAAAAACTTTAGGTTCTGTAACTGTTGGGGCAACATACAACAACTTGACATCAAGTTTGGTTGCGACACTTGATGTTGGAGAAAAACCATACACTGTAATTCCAATGGTGGGATCCACAAAACTTGATGATCCTGTCCAGGGAAAGATAATCTTCGGAGGATACGGAAAAGAATCAGACCTCAAAGACAAAGACGTAAAGGATTCCATCTTGTTGGTAGAAAGAGGAAGCGACGTCAAAGGAGAGTTGTTGTATTTTTCAATTAAAGAAGAAAATGCTGCAAACGCAGGGGCAAAAGCAATGATTGTGTACAACAACGAACCAGGAATCTTTCTTGGCGAATTAACTCATAACTTTACAAAACCAGGATACACACCAAGAATTCCAGTAGTATCAATTGACAGAGATGACGGACTAGAAATCAAAGAATCAAAAGACAAAGATGCCAGCCTTCACTTGTTTTACAATCCAGACTTTGTTGCTCATTTTAGCTCAAGGGGGCCAGTATCGCCATTTTTCATAAAGCCCGACATGGTAGCTCCGGGGGCATACATTAACACTACACAAAGCAATTCTGCTTACAACTTTACAAGCGGTACTAGCTACGCAGCACCACATGTTAGCGGAGCAGCTGCATTACTTTTAGAAAAGAATCCGCAAATCCATCATCATGAGATAAGGTCGCTTTTAATGACCACATCAGAGCCTGTTTCAGATGCATATGGGAAGCAGTTCTCCCTTAGTGATGCAGGCTCAGGCAGGCTAAACATAGCAAAGGCCTTTGAGGCAGACTTGGTTATTTTGCCACCAAATTTTGTGGTAAATGTATCATCAGACAACCCTACTGCAAAGCAAGAGTTTGATCTAAAGTTGCTTGGGGGATCAGACACAATATTTGATAAAATAGATGTGGCATTTGAGGGACCAGAATTTATCCAGTTTGCACATGTGATTGAAGGAAACACCTTGCAGGCAAAACTCAACGTAAATGGAGAAGAGTACGGAGACCATGAAGGAAAAATGATAATCAAACATAATGGAATTACATATGTTGTTCCATTTTTGATGCATTACACTTTGGGTTCTGTTTCTGTAACTCAGCAGGACGGCAAGTTGAGTTTTGATGTGTACCATCCAGAAGAATGGAACTTTGCAAAGATTTCAATTACAAACAGCAGAGATGGACGTATCGATGTGACAACTGCAACACCAACAAGAGATGCATTAATTGATGTGTTTGAGAATGCGGAATATTGGGTCGATGCAAAAATCAGAGTAAACGGTGAAACATTTGATGCGTTTAATGTAATTCAAGTAAATTCAGTTACAAATGAAAAACAACAGTTTGAACTTTTTAAAATTCCTCAAAAACAAGTTGGAATCATTGCAGTGATTGT
Above is a window of Nitrosopumilus sp. K4 DNA encoding:
- a CDS encoding AAA family ATPase is translated as MTKSIVISGPPAVGKTTVAKGLAEEFNLKYLSGGDVLKEMAKEHGFNSDGDDWWDTKEGMQFLSQREQNDEFDKKLDEKLTNLFNEGGMVITSYTLPWLITDGIKIWLEGSHASSTKRMQTRDNMSSEEAYEVTKERFDKNKALYKKLYDFDFGDDKSVFDVIINTDHLTAQQVIDVAKETVRKLL
- a CDS encoding EMC3/TMCO1 family protein, which codes for MDVNFIFLFLDSFFYNLDSLVLQFDFFGGDRGALGSDDPIVKGMVPTLFAVAGFGIMLNLFNSAVRKKMVDQVKLKRIMKETRAFQKERMAAMRAKDQSKINELNKKSAYMNKMSMEMMQMNMRPMMITFVPLILIFYFVLPHLFAYTVAVSPIPLNVIPGDFFQLTCTAEQAADPEHVCQQENALFLWAWYFLSSIAFSGIIMKLTKTSMDLG
- a CDS encoding adenylate kinase, with product MLYLVENKKVVMVGIPGVGKTSLLKRVVEMLKEQNKTVNVYSFGTLMFDVAKENGLEDRDDLRKLAVTEQQKLQKIAAEKLASMTDDVVIIDTHAFISSPEGYYPGLPEHVLKIIKPTNFVSVSAKPEEIYSRRIKDFTRNRDKITLANVKKELDFQSGIISACAVICGAPIKYVLNREGKIDEAAEKIINSLGL
- the secY gene encoding preprotein translocase subunit SecY, which translates into the protein MAEGTLTNIIRKVVFKAEPYLPQVPKPKKKIPLSTRLLWCGIALLIYMVMGQTPLFGATAPEFDFLQFARVIFASQQGTLVELGIGPIVTAGLLMQLLRGSEILRFDFKKPEERGIFQTATKLVTYVVIVAESIVYAAAVYGPGVPEPYVLYVMIGQLMAASIIIMFLDELIQKGWGLGSGISLFIMAGVAQQILWSMFSPLPAGDGGTIGIIPYIGQSIMGGDLSNILFRSNQLPSIFGLCLTAGILLILVFTQGMKIEIPIVSTKYRGFSAVYPIKMMYVSNIPVILASALTANAVFIGQMFWANFNPRNNNAFMNIIGQFDPTSPSTPIGGLIYYITPPRGLDVAALDPGRAVGYVLFMIGIVVVFGRLWVELGGLSPKSAAQNLLDADVQIPGFRRSNKPVEALLNKYIPSVTIIGSMILGALAGVSDVLGVFGSGIGILLMVDILINYYTQLVREQVEVVMPRLGALLGRK
- a CDS encoding uL15 family ribosomal protein — translated: MATRLRKTRKLRGGRNMGWGQVAQHRASGHKGGLGVAGMMKHHYSTLLKDEPNHFGHESTHPPHPNITKKWASVRDLDDLFSKFGKEDGGKKVIDLEAAGIEKLLGGGKASTAYTVKVNRFTASAEEKIKAVGGEVLDNNG
- a CDS encoding 50S ribosomal protein L30 gives rise to the protein MASAYLVVRIKGQADVPHWATTTMELLKLEKKYRATILPAKDNTLGMLNKIKHYISWIELDAGLAKELLDKKGRKSGYQKITSDDLKELGFASTDELGKALSEGKATLSKLKPLKPWFALAPPRYGFKRSTKRLYGQKGVLGENKDLGTLVRNMM
- a CDS encoding 30S ribosomal protein S5, with translation MSQATQSRTGGPGGQGRGGGGQRRPRREPEEEVWIPKTILGKKVAAGEITSIEDIISQGLRIQEAGIIKKLLPDLKSEVVDVGIIQKMTSNGQSTRFKAIVAAGNENGYLGIGQGKSKQMRIAIEKATNQAMLNVNPIKLGCGSWECRCDQKHSVPFKIKGKGGSVTIEIIPAPRGLGLVAGGKIKRLLELAGLKDAWTTAKGSTPTMNSTSKAILACLRQTFSQG
- a CDS encoding 50S ribosomal protein L18 translates to MAYSKILRRLREEKTNYKKRGTMLMGKRDFITVNITNENTQVQILKPGMAGDKVIASAHSRYLLDKGWKGSRKNVPAAYLTGYIAGKKALGQGAKDAILYTGTRKYTQRMAAALKGVVDAGVEVPADEETFPPEERINGEHLTVKNDVSKIKSAIDGEVK
- the argF gene encoding ornithine carbamoyltransferase, with product MAELSPKEFAQLIDLSIKLKKELKKGNKPVLKNKTLAMIFQKPSTRTRVSFEVGMFQLGGYAINLSSDDTQLSRGESVEDTAKTLSRYTNCIMARVYDHDLLEKLSEHATVPVINGLSDTFHPCQILADFVTIKEKKGKIKNLKIAWIGDGNNVCNSMIIGCALAGSDISVATPKGFEPDKTVVNEANKSIKVVLTTDPIKAVSNADVVVTDTFTSIHNRDPKRTKKFLPKYQVNSALMKKAKKNSIFMHCLPAKRGSEVTASVIDGPQSVVWDEAENRLHSQKALLVSLIRA
- the ftsY gene encoding signal recognition particle-docking protein FtsY — translated: MFDKLRNAFSNAAKSLGEKELNEKDIEDILFELEISLMESDVASEVIDSIKSDLKEKLIGSKVPKNEIEKFVKDSLISSISDLFDEAGTIDLFAKIDEKKDAGQPFVVLFVGINGTGKTTSLAKVAYMLSQAKYSVVVAAADTFRAGAIEQLRGHTNRLNLKLVAQNYNSDPAAVARDAVLYAKSHKTDCVLIDTAGRMQTSKNLMEQIAKITKVVNPDFKIFVGDSLAGNDTVNQAREFFEHVKFDGSILTKSDADARGGAALSIVKITSTPVLYVGVGQEYPDLKPFNKETFLETVFGSLEDVEIKQTPSKEPEPTKEPEPTKEPEPTKEPEPTKEPEPTKEPEPTKEPEPTKEPEPTKEPEPTKEPEPTKEPEPTKEPEPEPTKEPEPAKVVAKSDDPFEGISDNDIATFSDLYDIPPPETDDEAFNLGGKIRKWIEQGRPEPGESPKPEPEPEKSEPDKEEIEEQKQDKEEEKPKKKRGLFGFFKK
- the pfdA gene encoding prefoldin subunit alpha; its protein translation is MSEEQAQQLLQQMQMLESYFGELSQREGTLYNILREATSAIESLKSLKEKPTSETLVPLGMGTFAQTKISSADKIVLNIGAGISMEKDVDSAINYLEARLKEIEVALQDTSAKKQDASMRLEQGKEQMNQLMMASRSSSG
- a CDS encoding superoxide dismutase; the encoded protein is MGKYTLPEMPYAYDALEPHIDAKTMEIHHTKHHQTYTDKLNAALESCPAEIQDKDIVDILSDINSVPEAQRGAINFNGGGFDNHRLFWNNMKPNGGGEPGGSIADAINASFGSFSDFKEKFSSSSAVIQGSGWGWLVYNPSSGKVEYKAMPNQTSPRTEGLIPLLGCDVWEHAYYLKYQNKRPDYISNWWNVVNWDEVESRFSKAK
- a CDS encoding S8 family serine peptidase; this translates as MKQVVIFSLIILVSSILLVSQFLESEHIGVYLDKSVPFVGTEIPRNQGIFGEGVKIAVIDTGVDFNHPDLLGWGPDGKVIGGYNFINEDQLPLDTNGHGTQVAGIIAADGKVKGVAPKAKILAYKVSEDGEGVSSDLIIQAIDMAIEDGADIINISLGVNKTNASIDSAVSRALDREIFVVAAAGNDGPSYKTIGSPGKTLGSVTVGATYNNLTSSLVATLDVGEKPYTVIPMVGSTKLDDPVQGKIIFGGYGKESDLKDKDVKDSILLVERGSDVKGELLYFSIKEENAANAGAKAMIVYNNEPGIFLGELTHNFTKPGYTPRIPVVSIDRDDGLEIKESKDKDASLHLFYNPDFVAHFSSRGPVSPFFIKPDMVAPGAYINTTQSNSAYNFTSGTSYAAPHVSGAAALLLEKNPQIHHHEIRSLLMTTSEPVSDAYGKQFSLSDAGSGRLNIAKAFEADLVILPPNFVVNVSSDNPTAKQEFDLKLLGGSDTIFDKIDVAFEGPEFIQFAHVIEGNTLQAKLNVNGEEYGDHEGKMIIKHNGITYVVPFLMHYTLGSVSVTQQDGKLSFDVYHPEEWNFAKISITNSRDGRIDVTTATPTRDALIDVFENAEYWVDAKIRVNGETFDAFNVIQVNSVTNEKQQFELFKIPQKQVGIIAVIVAIVGVVGLAIRRKSIVEV